A region of Streptomyces sp. TG1A-60 DNA encodes the following proteins:
- a CDS encoding SDR family NAD(P)-dependent oxidoreductase — MRHDGRTALVTGGARGIGLEIGRQLADRGLRVLVAARKPEAAEEACRALCPAAVPLTLDVTSTRSVTEAVREARELTGGIDVLVNNAGVSLDGDLRPPWVDEDVLYTTLDTNFTGAWRVAQAVVPGMVEAGYGRVVNVTSSYGSLALMDSGRHPAYRISKTALNALTRMLAAELSGTGVLVNAADPGWTRSGMGGSAAPRGLREGADTPVWLATLPEGDETTGGLFADRRPLAW; from the coding sequence ATGCGGCACGACGGCAGAACCGCACTCGTCACGGGCGGGGCACGGGGAATCGGGCTGGAGATCGGCCGGCAGCTCGCGGACCGGGGGCTGCGGGTCCTGGTCGCGGCGCGAAAGCCGGAGGCCGCCGAGGAGGCGTGCCGTGCCCTCTGTCCGGCGGCGGTCCCGCTGACCCTGGACGTGACCTCCACGAGGAGCGTCACCGAAGCGGTCCGGGAAGCGAGGGAACTGACCGGCGGGATCGACGTGCTGGTGAACAACGCCGGGGTGTCGCTGGACGGGGATCTGCGGCCCCCTTGGGTCGACGAGGACGTCCTGTACACCACGCTGGACACCAACTTCACCGGCGCCTGGCGGGTGGCGCAGGCCGTCGTCCCGGGCATGGTGGAAGCCGGCTACGGACGGGTCGTGAACGTCACCAGCTCCTACGGTTCGCTGGCGCTGATGGACTCCGGCCGGCATCCCGCCTACCGGATCTCCAAGACGGCGCTCAACGCCCTGACCCGTATGCTCGCGGCGGAGCTGTCCGGCACGGGCGTCCTGGTCAACGCCGCCGACCCCGGCTGGACCCGCAGCGGCATGGGCGGCTCCGCCGCCCCGCGCGGTCTGCGGGAGGGGGCGGACACCCCGGTCTGGCTGGCGACCCTGCCCGAGGGCGACGAGACGACCGGCGGGCTGTTCGCCGACCGCAGACCACTGGCCTGGTGA
- a CDS encoding alpha-ketoacid dehydrogenase subunit beta: protein MTTTTEAPALTPVAAPRKLSYVKAFNEGLAQAMREDENVFVAGEDVAGYGGVFRMFDNLLDEFGPRRMIDTPISEAALVGLGVGAAARGLRPVVDLMFMDFIGVCLDQIVNQAAKMKYMFGGALSVPLTITTASGAGLGAAAQHSQSLEAWLAHVPGLKVVMPSDAYTAKGLTVSAIRDDNPVVIMLNKVLLGSTSEVPEEIYGIPLGQAHTARHGSDVTVIALGRMVGEALAAAEELAAEGVEIEVIDPRSVQPLDTETMFASVRRTNRVLVVHEAVTFGGLGAEIAAQIQDSVFDYLDAPVLRIGAPFSPVPFSPVLENAYVPDRARIAQGCRRLLERS, encoded by the coding sequence ATGACCACCACCACCGAGGCACCGGCGCTCACCCCGGTCGCCGCCCCCCGCAAGCTGTCCTACGTCAAGGCCTTCAACGAGGGACTCGCGCAGGCCATGCGTGAGGACGAGAACGTCTTCGTCGCCGGTGAGGACGTGGCCGGATACGGCGGCGTCTTCCGCATGTTCGACAACCTGCTCGACGAGTTCGGCCCCCGCCGCATGATCGACACCCCGATCTCCGAAGCCGCCCTGGTCGGCCTCGGCGTCGGAGCCGCCGCCCGGGGCCTGCGGCCCGTCGTCGACCTGATGTTCATGGACTTCATCGGCGTCTGCCTCGACCAGATCGTCAACCAGGCGGCGAAGATGAAGTACATGTTCGGCGGCGCGCTGTCCGTGCCGCTCACCATCACCACCGCCTCCGGCGCGGGCCTCGGCGCCGCGGCCCAGCACAGCCAGAGCCTGGAGGCCTGGCTGGCCCACGTGCCCGGGCTCAAGGTGGTCATGCCCAGCGACGCGTACACCGCCAAAGGTCTGACCGTCTCGGCCATCCGGGACGACAACCCGGTCGTCATCATGCTCAACAAGGTCCTGCTCGGTAGCACCAGCGAGGTGCCCGAGGAGATCTACGGCATTCCGCTGGGCCAGGCGCACACCGCACGGCACGGCTCCGACGTCACGGTGATCGCTCTGGGCCGCATGGTGGGGGAGGCCCTCGCGGCGGCCGAAGAACTCGCGGCCGAGGGCGTGGAAATCGAGGTGATCGACCCCCGCAGCGTGCAGCCGCTGGACACCGAGACGATGTTCGCCTCCGTCCGCCGCACCAACCGGGTGCTCGTGGTGCACGAGGCCGTCACCTTCGGCGGGCTCGGCGCGGAGATCGCCGCCCAGATCCAGGACTCCGTCTTCGACTACCTGGACGCGCCGGTCCTGCGCATCGGCGCCCCCTTCTCCCCGGTTCCCTTCTCCCCGGTCCTGGAGAACGCGTACGTGCCCGATCGCGCCCGCATCGCCCAGGGCTGCCGGCGTCTCCTCGAAAGGTCGTGA
- a CDS encoding thiamine pyrophosphate-dependent dehydrogenase E1 component subunit alpha produces MAQRVSTASKKSTQVSARVIKNLHERMVRIRLFETEAGKLMEAGKLPGFLHLYVGQEAVAAGVMAALRDDDQITSTHRGHGHAVAKGVGFREMYAELYGRVTGACLGRGGSMHINDLTRGMLGANGIVGAGVPIAVGAAFAARYKGEDNVAVTFFGDGATNIGAWHEGANMAAILGLPVVFVCENNGYAEFTPQSGHMLLTDVADRAAAYGMPSVIVDGMDAAAVHRAAVEAVERARSGAGPMMIEAKTYRFFDHQGVKGLRHPYRSDEEVAQWKARDPIDLLEVRAVADGIATRAELDDVWQRTRDEIAEAIAYAEASPLPDPADLLLNVYSG; encoded by the coding sequence ATGGCTCAACGAGTGTCAACGGCGTCGAAGAAATCCACGCAGGTCAGCGCACGGGTCATCAAGAACCTGCATGAGCGCATGGTGCGCATCCGGCTGTTCGAAACCGAGGCGGGAAAGCTCATGGAGGCCGGCAAACTGCCCGGTTTCCTGCACCTCTATGTCGGCCAGGAAGCCGTCGCCGCCGGCGTCATGGCGGCCCTGCGTGACGACGACCAGATCACCTCCACGCACCGCGGCCACGGGCACGCCGTGGCCAAGGGCGTCGGCTTCCGCGAGATGTACGCCGAGCTGTACGGCCGGGTCACCGGCGCCTGCCTCGGCCGCGGCGGCAGCATGCACATCAACGACCTCACCCGCGGCATGCTCGGCGCCAACGGCATCGTCGGGGCCGGCGTCCCGATCGCCGTGGGCGCGGCCTTCGCCGCCCGGTACAAGGGCGAGGACAACGTCGCCGTGACGTTCTTCGGTGACGGCGCCACCAACATCGGCGCCTGGCACGAGGGCGCCAACATGGCCGCGATCCTGGGCCTGCCCGTTGTCTTCGTCTGCGAGAACAACGGCTACGCGGAGTTCACCCCGCAGTCCGGGCACATGCTGCTCACCGACGTCGCCGACCGCGCCGCTGCCTACGGCATGCCCAGCGTGATCGTCGACGGCATGGACGCGGCCGCCGTCCACCGCGCCGCCGTCGAGGCCGTGGAACGGGCCCGGTCCGGCGCGGGCCCAATGATGATCGAGGCCAAGACCTACCGCTTCTTCGACCACCAAGGAGTCAAGGGCCTGCGGCACCCCTACCGCTCCGACGAGGAGGTCGCCCAGTGGAAGGCGCGCGACCCCATCGACCTGCTGGAGGTCCGGGCCGTCGCCGACGGCATCGCGACCCGTGCGGAGCTGGACGACGTATGGCAGCGCACGCGCGACGAGATCGCCGAGGCCATCGCGTACGCCGAGGCGAGCCCGCTGCCCGACCCCGCCGACCTGCTGCTCAACGTCTACTCGGGATGA
- a CDS encoding TetR/AcrR family transcriptional regulator, giving the protein MKNGKQPAHRPSRRQHIITAAVRVFGRNGFAETSIQDIADEAQVVPTAVYYHFDGKEELLELAMRRVFDQLNAVVEAARPESEPGDAEGLIRVIDAVWDWVEQNPDEARLYQVQVASANGSVKVLRDEFEQRHIQRGYDYLPEGTTRSPRAAKVRHASQALAVRTLISTTMLVTALRAEGGPLSGLPSRSVLEAVRELALRIVATEQKPAESARSTKSAKPAEPVTSRT; this is encoded by the coding sequence ATGAAGAACGGCAAGCAGCCCGCCCACCGACCCTCGCGGCGGCAGCACATCATTACCGCCGCCGTGCGGGTGTTCGGCCGCAACGGGTTCGCGGAGACCAGCATCCAGGACATCGCGGACGAGGCCCAGGTGGTGCCCACGGCCGTCTACTACCACTTCGACGGCAAGGAGGAACTGCTCGAACTCGCCATGCGTCGCGTGTTCGACCAGCTGAACGCGGTCGTGGAGGCGGCCCGTCCCGAGTCCGAGCCGGGTGACGCGGAGGGGCTGATCCGCGTCATCGACGCCGTGTGGGACTGGGTCGAACAGAACCCGGACGAGGCCCGCCTGTACCAGGTCCAGGTCGCCTCCGCCAACGGCAGCGTCAAGGTGCTGCGGGACGAGTTCGAGCAGCGGCACATCCAGCGTGGATACGACTATCTGCCCGAGGGCACCACCCGCAGTCCCCGGGCGGCGAAGGTACGGCACGCGTCACAGGCGCTCGCGGTCCGCACCCTGATCAGTACGACCATGCTCGTCACCGCGCTGCGGGCGGAGGGGGGACCGCTGTCCGGGCTGCCCTCCCGTTCCGTGCTGGAGGCGGTCCGGGAGCTGGCGCTGCGCATCGTCGCCACCGAGCAGAAGCCGGCGGAATCCGCGAGATCCACGAAATCGGCGAAGCCGGCCGAGCCGGTCACGTCCCGGACCTGA
- a CDS encoding VOC family protein, translated as MVMTLPFEVGVVVRDLELMERFYCDVLGCRAERRSGVPESVGGPAGLGGELTVAWLQVPSGGCVKLILPRSAPVPAGAVASPAGRLGLSYLTFHLDDMDPVVAALPTAGARPLSNPVVVRARGRRISFWADPEGNAVELVDARAGDPGPGHSN; from the coding sequence ATGGTCATGACCCTGCCGTTCGAGGTGGGCGTGGTGGTGCGGGACCTGGAGCTGATGGAGCGCTTCTACTGCGACGTACTCGGCTGCCGCGCCGAGCGCCGCTCGGGCGTACCAGAGTCCGTCGGCGGCCCGGCCGGGCTCGGCGGCGAGCTGACGGTCGCCTGGCTGCAGGTGCCCTCCGGGGGGTGCGTCAAGTTGATCCTTCCCCGGTCGGCCCCGGTGCCGGCGGGTGCGGTGGCCTCGCCGGCCGGGCGTCTGGGGCTGTCGTATCTGACCTTCCATCTCGACGACATGGACCCTGTGGTCGCGGCGCTGCCGACCGCGGGCGCCCGGCCTCTGTCGAACCCGGTCGTCGTCCGGGCTCGTGGTCGGCGGATCAGCTTCTGGGCCGATCCGGAGGGCAATGCCGTGGAGTTGGTGGACGCGCGCGCCGGCGACCCGGGTCCCGGGCATAGTAATTAG
- a CDS encoding 2-oxo acid dehydrogenase subunit E2: protein MAVEVLLPKIGLTMQEGTIDEWLVPAGAAVAEGDALLRLATDKVDVDVEAEAGGLFHPVVPAGVTVPTGALIGWLLAEGEQPPDPAGTPMPAGSGAGAGAAPPALNGTDAGAATAVTSVNGTDTGVAPAVPSANGTAGRLLSSPNARRVATAADVDLTAVRGTGPGGRIVSEDVEEFLAALPGDLGTPVPPGGTSSSPLVRKLAKERGIDLSEVNGTGPGGRIRRSDLDAVTPAPPHRGAAPRPGDVVPLTGMRGTIARRMHASLQEMAQLTHGYEVRMDAVVSLRDRLKEEWADSDLPVPSLNDFLLKAAALALREHPLLNATVREDGIHLLDDIHLGFAVALPGGLMVPVIEDAVELPLPEMTRRSRELAQAAREGRISPARLEGATFTVTSLGGYGVDFFTPVINPGNVAILGVGRLRDGVEWADDRPLRTRVLTLSLTFDHRAVDGAPAAEYLRTLGDLLSRPLRLLV, encoded by the coding sequence ATGGCGGTCGAGGTCCTGCTGCCGAAGATCGGTCTGACCATGCAGGAAGGCACGATCGACGAATGGCTCGTGCCGGCCGGCGCGGCCGTCGCGGAGGGCGACGCGCTGCTGAGGCTGGCGACCGACAAAGTCGACGTGGACGTCGAGGCGGAGGCCGGGGGACTGTTCCACCCGGTGGTCCCGGCGGGCGTCACCGTCCCCACCGGGGCCCTCATCGGCTGGCTGCTGGCCGAAGGCGAGCAGCCACCGGATCCGGCAGGTACGCCGATGCCCGCCGGGTCCGGGGCCGGGGCGGGTGCTGCGCCGCCCGCGCTCAACGGCACCGACGCCGGGGCTGCTACGGCGGTGACCTCCGTCAACGGCACCGACACCGGCGTTGCTCCCGCGGTGCCCTCCGCCAACGGCACCGCCGGCCGGCTCCTGTCCTCGCCGAACGCCCGGCGGGTCGCCACCGCTGCCGACGTCGACCTCACCGCCGTACGCGGCACGGGACCCGGCGGCCGGATCGTCTCCGAGGACGTGGAGGAGTTCCTCGCGGCCCTCCCCGGCGACCTCGGCACACCGGTCCCGCCGGGCGGCACCTCCTCCTCGCCGCTGGTCCGCAAGCTGGCCAAGGAACGCGGCATCGACCTGTCCGAGGTGAACGGCACCGGACCGGGCGGCCGGATCCGGCGCTCCGACCTCGACGCCGTCACCCCGGCCCCTCCCCACCGGGGCGCGGCCCCCCGGCCCGGGGACGTCGTCCCGCTCACCGGGATGCGCGGCACCATCGCCCGCAGGATGCACGCCAGCCTCCAGGAGATGGCGCAGCTGACGCATGGCTACGAGGTACGGATGGACGCCGTGGTGTCCCTGCGGGACCGACTCAAGGAGGAGTGGGCTGACAGCGATCTGCCGGTGCCCAGCCTCAACGACTTCCTGCTGAAGGCCGCCGCCCTGGCCCTGCGCGAGCACCCGCTGCTCAACGCGACGGTGCGGGAGGACGGCATCCATCTGCTCGACGACATCCACCTGGGCTTCGCCGTGGCCCTTCCGGGCGGCCTCATGGTCCCCGTGATCGAGGACGCCGTGGAGCTGCCGTTGCCCGAGATGACCCGCCGGTCCAGGGAGCTGGCCCAGGCCGCGCGCGAGGGGCGGATCTCCCCCGCACGACTGGAAGGGGCCACCTTCACCGTCACCTCCCTCGGCGGATACGGCGTCGACTTCTTCACCCCGGTGATCAACCCCGGCAATGTCGCGATCCTCGGGGTGGGCAGGCTCCGGGACGGCGTCGAGTGGGCGGACGACCGGCCGTTGCGCACGCGCGTGCTCACCCTGAGCCTCACCTTCGACCACCGTGCCGTCGACGGGGCACCCGCAGCCGAATACCTGCGCACGCTCGGTGACTTGCTGAGCAGGCCCCTCCGGCTGCTGGTGTGA
- a CDS encoding acyl-CoA dehydrogenase family protein yields the protein MTSTTTEGTALSDTELDDLRETVRSVCADAGGTAAVRRMSEEAPGIDAELWDTLGRQVGLAALGLPGSAGGIGGLAEITAVCEELGRALAPVPLLSSTVLAGQVLAGCGTADKALAELAEGTVHALAVAAPDGRWRPGAVPVAVSRQGGVPLLDGTAPFVLDGADAEALVVAAAGTDGVDLFLADPREPGVTVRRVPTLDLSRGQAVVTFSRARARALTAGGEGTDIVSRALDVALIALAAEQLGGAQAALDMTVAHVRDRTQFGRAIGGFQAVKHACADMLLQVEAARSAVVRAVLADGAPEALAEAAAVAQAWCGEAFVSVAAECVQFHGGMGFTWEHDAHLYFRRAQSDAVLLGGAAHHRERLAGLLGW from the coding sequence ATGACGAGCACCACGACCGAGGGCACAGCCCTGTCGGACACGGAGCTGGACGATCTGCGCGAGACCGTGCGGTCGGTGTGCGCCGACGCCGGCGGCACCGCCGCGGTGCGCCGGATGTCCGAGGAAGCCCCCGGCATCGACGCCGAGTTGTGGGACACCCTCGGCCGGCAGGTCGGCCTCGCGGCCCTAGGCCTGCCCGGGTCGGCGGGAGGCATCGGCGGCCTCGCCGAGATCACCGCCGTCTGCGAGGAGCTGGGCAGGGCGCTGGCACCGGTGCCGCTGCTGTCCTCCACCGTGCTGGCCGGGCAGGTGCTGGCCGGCTGCGGTACGGCCGACAAGGCGCTGGCCGAGCTGGCCGAGGGGACGGTGCATGCCCTGGCGGTGGCCGCGCCCGACGGGAGGTGGCGGCCCGGCGCCGTGCCGGTGGCCGTCTCCAGGCAGGGCGGTGTCCCGCTGCTGGACGGCACCGCGCCGTTCGTCCTCGACGGCGCCGACGCCGAGGCGCTGGTGGTGGCCGCGGCGGGGACCGACGGCGTGGACCTCTTCCTGGCCGACCCGCGCGAGCCCGGGGTCACGGTGCGCCGGGTGCCCACGCTGGACCTCAGCCGGGGCCAGGCGGTGGTCACCTTCTCCCGGGCCCGGGCCAGGGCACTGACCGCCGGCGGCGAGGGAACGGACATCGTCTCCCGCGCCCTGGACGTGGCGCTGATCGCCCTGGCCGCCGAGCAACTCGGCGGAGCACAGGCCGCGTTGGACATGACGGTGGCCCATGTGCGCGACCGCACCCAGTTCGGCAGGGCGATCGGCGGTTTCCAGGCGGTCAAGCACGCCTGCGCCGACATGCTGCTCCAGGTCGAGGCCGCACGGTCGGCCGTGGTCCGCGCGGTCCTGGCGGACGGCGCACCGGAGGCGCTGGCCGAAGCGGCGGCGGTGGCGCAGGCGTGGTGCGGCGAGGCGTTCGTCTCCGTCGCCGCCGAGTGCGTGCAGTTCCACGGCGGGATGGGCTTCACCTGGGAGCACGACGCGCACCTGTACTTCCGGCGCGCCCAGTCGGACGCGGTCCTGCTGGGCGGCGCCGCACACCATCGGGAACGGCTGGCCGGGCTGCTGGGCTGGTGA
- a CDS encoding helix-turn-helix domain-containing protein — MTTSGTRAAHRPSRKQWVIEAATELFATQPPDEVTVADIAARAEMTSAAVYYHFSSKDQVLAEGMRAFATALREQLQALTETHEPGSDVGAAVTTLLAWLGEHRSAATVFFVSSAGMSQEAEALRQESRSELLDGLVRLIRKARTSVTDAEAAVIGLGLLALLETAAISQVRGDDVYRSLGHRSFVREVDALAERIADPAT; from the coding sequence ATGACGACCTCCGGAACCCGCGCCGCTCACCGTCCGTCGCGCAAGCAGTGGGTGATCGAAGCAGCCACCGAGCTGTTCGCCACCCAGCCGCCGGACGAGGTGACGGTGGCCGACATCGCCGCTCGCGCGGAGATGACCTCGGCAGCGGTGTACTACCACTTCTCCTCCAAGGACCAGGTCCTGGCCGAGGGGATGCGGGCGTTCGCCACCGCACTGCGCGAGCAATTGCAGGCGCTCACCGAGACCCACGAACCCGGCTCGGACGTCGGTGCGGCGGTCACCACACTGCTGGCCTGGCTGGGCGAACACCGTTCCGCCGCCACGGTGTTCTTCGTGTCGTCGGCCGGCATGAGCCAGGAAGCGGAGGCGCTGCGCCAGGAGAGCCGCAGCGAGTTGCTGGACGGGCTGGTGCGGCTGATCCGCAAGGCCCGTACGTCCGTCACCGACGCCGAGGCGGCGGTGATCGGGCTGGGCCTGCTGGCACTGCTGGAGACCGCGGCGATCTCGCAGGTCCGGGGCGATGACGTGTACCGGTCACTGGGGCACCGCTCGTTCGTCCGCGAGGTCGACGCTCTCGCGGAGCGGATTGCGGACCCGGCCACCTGA
- a CDS encoding zinc ribbon domain-containing protein — protein MTTRLIDESLFDGDFGGGSDAGDPPRLVGARCCACGTVVFPGRNPAPGARTG, from the coding sequence ATGACCACCAGGCTCATCGACGAGTCACTGTTCGACGGGGACTTCGGCGGAGGGTCCGACGCCGGGGATCCACCGCGTCTCGTGGGCGCCCGCTGCTGCGCGTGCGGCACCGTCGTCTTCCCCGGCAGGAATCCTGCCCCAGGTGCCCGGACGGGGTGA
- a CDS encoding thiolase family protein, producing MRRTDDVYVVGCGMHPFGRDENVTGLDMAEHAIREALADAGTAWEDISYAAGGSDVSGKPDTLVGRLGLTGVPFVNVQNGCATGASTLLTVANALRAGEASVGLAVGFDKHERGAFHVSAARYGLGDWYAETGMMLTTQFFALKTRRYLYEHGISERALAMVAARAFRNGSHHPLAWRRKPLTEQEILDSAEVSPPLTQYMFCSPGQGAVALVLALGDRAFDLCERPVRLASLAFRTRRFGSFEVFSPWLPPGPHRSPSVDAAEAVFRTAGLRPADVQVAQLQDTDSGSELIHLAETGLCGHGEQEALLAAGDTDAAGRIPVNTDGGCLAGGEPVGASGLRQFHEVVRQLQGRAPGLQVPGAPRVGFTHVYGAPGISACSVLTV from the coding sequence ATGAGGCGGACCGACGACGTCTATGTCGTGGGCTGCGGTATGCATCCCTTCGGCCGCGACGAGAACGTCACCGGGTTGGACATGGCCGAGCATGCGATACGCGAGGCGCTGGCCGACGCCGGTACCGCCTGGGAGGACATCAGCTACGCGGCCGGCGGCTCCGACGTGTCCGGCAAGCCCGACACCCTGGTGGGCCGGCTGGGCCTGACCGGAGTGCCGTTCGTCAACGTGCAGAACGGCTGCGCGACCGGTGCCTCGACCCTGCTCACGGTCGCCAACGCGCTGCGCGCCGGCGAGGCCTCCGTGGGACTGGCGGTGGGGTTCGACAAGCACGAGCGGGGCGCCTTCCACGTCTCCGCGGCCCGTTACGGCCTGGGCGACTGGTACGCCGAGACCGGCATGATGCTCACGACCCAGTTCTTCGCCCTCAAGACCCGGCGGTACCTGTACGAACACGGGATCTCGGAGCGGGCGCTGGCGATGGTGGCGGCACGCGCCTTCCGCAACGGCTCGCACCACCCCCTGGCGTGGCGGCGCAAGCCGCTGACGGAGCAGGAGATCCTGGACTCCGCCGAGGTCAGTCCCCCGCTCACCCAGTACATGTTCTGTTCGCCCGGACAGGGCGCTGTCGCGCTGGTGCTGGCGCTCGGCGACCGCGCGTTCGACCTGTGCGAACGACCAGTCAGGCTCGCGTCGCTGGCCTTCCGGACCCGGCGGTTCGGTTCGTTCGAGGTGTTCTCCCCATGGCTGCCGCCGGGGCCGCACCGCAGCCCCAGCGTGGACGCCGCGGAGGCGGTCTTCCGCACGGCGGGGCTGCGTCCCGCTGACGTACAGGTGGCTCAGTTGCAGGACACCGACAGCGGCTCGGAGCTGATCCACCTGGCGGAAACCGGACTGTGCGGCCACGGCGAGCAGGAGGCGCTGCTGGCCGCGGGGGACACCGATGCCGCGGGCCGGATTCCGGTCAACACCGACGGCGGCTGTCTGGCCGGCGGGGAGCCCGTCGGCGCCTCCGGGCTGCGTCAGTTCCACGAGGTCGTACGGCAGTTGCAGGGCCGGGCGCCGGGTCTTCAGGTGCCCGGCGCGCCCCGGGTGGGCTTCACCCATGTGTACGGGGCGCCCGGGATCAGCGCCTGCTCGGTCCTCACGGTGTGA
- a CDS encoding OB-fold domain-containing protein: MSSRVLPVSGRVWSWTLQAFPPKPPYRPPSGGHRAYHVGYVDLGEVLVEARLAVPRAEIRIGLPVQLTTVTAYQDEDGTEVLTFAFAPDRDGGR; the protein is encoded by the coding sequence ATGTCCTCGCGGGTGCTGCCGGTCAGTGGGCGGGTGTGGTCGTGGACGCTCCAGGCGTTCCCGCCGAAGCCACCGTACCGGCCGCCGTCGGGCGGCCACCGGGCCTACCACGTGGGCTATGTGGACCTCGGTGAGGTGCTGGTCGAGGCGCGGCTGGCGGTCCCCCGCGCGGAGATCCGGATCGGTCTGCCGGTCCAGCTCACTACCGTGACCGCGTATCAGGACGAGGACGGGACCGAGGTGCTGACCTTCGCGTTCGCACCGGACAGGGACGGCGGACGATGA